From the Paraburkholderia sp. PREW-6R genome, one window contains:
- a CDS encoding response regulator transcription factor, with translation MDRPKRILIVEDDVDIANLLSLHLRDERYDVVHSADGDEGLRLLEQGGWDALILDLMLPGVDGLEICRRARAMTRYTPIIITSARSSEVHRILGLELGADDYLAKPFSVLELVARVKALLRRVEALAKASRIDAGTLRFAGLTIDPLTREASVDGKAIELTPREFDLLYYFVQHPGKVFSRMDLLNAVWGYQHEGYEHTVNTHINRLRAKIEADPAQPERILTVWGRGYRLAAPGDTRAPAGPAQDAS, from the coding sequence ATGGACAGACCAAAGCGCATCCTGATCGTTGAAGACGACGTCGACATCGCCAACCTGCTGAGCCTACACCTGCGCGACGAGCGCTACGACGTCGTGCACAGCGCCGACGGCGACGAAGGACTGCGCCTGCTCGAACAGGGCGGCTGGGACGCGCTGATTCTCGACCTGATGCTGCCCGGCGTGGACGGGCTCGAAATCTGCCGGCGTGCCCGCGCAATGACCCGCTACACGCCGATCATCATTACCAGTGCGCGTTCCAGCGAGGTGCATCGCATACTCGGCCTCGAACTCGGCGCGGACGATTACCTTGCCAAACCATTCTCGGTGCTCGAACTGGTGGCGCGTGTGAAAGCGCTGCTGCGGCGCGTCGAAGCCCTGGCGAAAGCGTCGCGAATCGACGCGGGCACGCTGCGCTTCGCGGGCTTGACAATCGACCCGCTGACGCGTGAAGCCAGCGTCGACGGCAAAGCGATCGAACTCACGCCGCGCGAGTTCGATCTGCTCTACTACTTCGTGCAACATCCCGGCAAAGTGTTCTCACGCATGGATCTGCTGAACGCCGTGTGGGGCTATCAGCATGAAGGCTATGAACATACGGTCAACACGCACATCAACCGGCTGCGCGCCAAGATCGAAGCCGATCCCGCGCAGCCCGAGCGCATTCTCACCGTATGGGGACGCGGCTACCGGCTGGCGGCGCCGGGTGACACACGCGCACCCGCCGGCCCTGCCCAGGACGCATCGTGA
- a CDS encoding MarR family winged helix-turn-helix transcriptional regulator, whose translation MSSRGRAASAKMPEKKDLEAMSLFRYQLRQFLRFSEEVTHAEGVTPLQYQMMLHVRGFAGRDWATIGEIAERLQAAPHGTVALVSRCEASGLVVRRASRADRRQVEVHLTAKGERCLARLASQHKSEIDAFGWVFERNRE comes from the coding sequence ATGAGCAGCCGCGGCCGTGCTGCGTCGGCGAAGATGCCCGAAAAAAAAGATCTCGAGGCGATGTCGCTGTTTCGTTATCAACTGCGCCAGTTTCTTCGTTTTTCCGAAGAGGTCACGCATGCTGAAGGCGTCACGCCGCTGCAATATCAGATGATGCTGCACGTGCGCGGGTTCGCAGGGCGCGACTGGGCAACCATCGGCGAAATCGCGGAACGCCTGCAGGCGGCGCCGCATGGCACTGTCGCGCTCGTGTCTCGCTGCGAGGCCAGCGGACTCGTGGTGCGTCGAGCAAGCCGCGCGGATCGGCGGCAGGTGGAAGTGCACCTCACGGCAAAAGGCGAGCGCTGCCTCGCGAGACTCGCCTCGCAGCACAAGTCCGAGATCGACGCATTCGGATGGGTGTTCGAGCGCAACCGCGAATAA
- a CDS encoding SDR family oxidoreductase, whose translation MTQLFDLTGRTALVTGSARGIGHALAEGLAAAGAAVVLNGTRADTVAEAVSALSGKGYRAQGRAFDVTDEAAVAEAFTQWDAAGVHIDIVINNAGIQFRKPLVELELGDWQRVIDTNLTSAFIVAKEAARRMIARGTGGKIINVGSLTSEAARATVGAYTAAKGGIKMLTRAMSAEWAASNIQANAIGPGYILTDMNKPLIENEAFDAWVKSSNPSQRWGRPEELVGTAVYLASAASSYVNGQIIYVDGGWLAVL comes from the coding sequence ATGACACAACTTTTCGACCTGACTGGCCGCACGGCGCTCGTCACCGGTTCGGCGCGCGGTATCGGCCATGCGTTGGCCGAAGGGCTCGCGGCGGCGGGCGCTGCCGTGGTGCTCAACGGCACGCGCGCGGATACCGTGGCCGAGGCTGTCAGCGCATTGTCCGGCAAGGGCTACCGGGCGCAAGGCCGCGCGTTCGATGTCACCGACGAAGCCGCGGTCGCCGAAGCGTTCACGCAGTGGGACGCGGCTGGCGTGCACATCGATATTGTCATCAACAACGCGGGCATCCAGTTCCGCAAGCCGCTCGTCGAACTCGAACTGGGTGACTGGCAGCGTGTGATCGATACGAACCTGACGAGCGCGTTCATCGTCGCGAAGGAGGCCGCGCGGCGCATGATCGCGCGGGGCACGGGCGGCAAGATCATCAATGTCGGCTCGCTCACGAGCGAAGCAGCGCGCGCCACGGTGGGCGCCTATACGGCCGCGAAGGGCGGCATCAAGATGCTGACTCGCGCGATGAGCGCCGAGTGGGCGGCTTCGAACATCCAGGCGAATGCGATCGGCCCCGGCTACATTCTGACGGATATGAACAAGCCGTTGATCGAGAACGAAGCGTTCGACGCATGGGTTAAAAGCAGCAATCCATCGCAACGCTGGGGCAGGCCGGAAGAACTTGTCGGCACGGCCGTTTATCTTGCGTCGGCTGCATCGAGTTATGTGAACGGCCAGATCATTTACGTGGATGGTGGCTGGCTGGCGGTGTTGTGA
- a CDS encoding carboxymuconolactone decarboxylase family protein, protein MEHRLNFYQASPAAIKALRGVEERISKCTLESSLAELVRLRASQINGCAFCVDMHTTDARKGGETERRLATVVVWRETPFFTDRERAALEWTEALTLVSQDHVPDTVWDAVRPHFSDEELVDLTLLVSAINAWNRFAIAFRKLPD, encoded by the coding sequence ATGGAACACCGTCTGAACTTCTACCAGGCCAGCCCCGCCGCCATTAAGGCGCTGCGCGGCGTTGAAGAGCGGATCAGCAAATGCACGCTCGAAAGCTCGCTCGCCGAATTGGTGCGCCTGCGAGCGTCGCAGATCAACGGCTGCGCGTTCTGCGTGGACATGCATACCACCGACGCCCGCAAAGGCGGTGAGACCGAGCGCCGTCTGGCCACCGTCGTGGTGTGGCGTGAAACGCCGTTCTTCACTGACCGCGAACGCGCTGCGCTCGAATGGACCGAAGCGCTCACCCTCGTGTCGCAGGATCACGTCCCCGACACCGTATGGGACGCCGTCCGTCCGCATTTCAGCGACGAAGAACTGGTCGATCTGACATTGCTGGTCAGTGCGATCAACGCGTGGAACCGCTTTGCCATTGCTTTTCGCAAGCTGCCGGACTGA
- a CDS encoding class II aldolase/adducin family protein: MSEIIERASVQPTTKKRISLYQPKQEGLKFPEIPEFASVADERLYRKQHLVAACRAFDLHHFDYGFAGHLTVRDPEHPELYWTNPMCVHFSEVKLSNLILADHKGRVVEGDYAINQAGFVLHAAVHEAHQDIVAMCHAHTLYGTAWAATGRKLDPISQDACAFFEDHVVIDDEAGQVAVEEEAGCTVAGWFKGVRAAIHKNHGLLTASRHSIDEAAFWFIALERACQQQLLVEASGITPTMVTPERARYSREHVGSPFIGWLHFQTIYDQLVKQQPDMFD; this comes from the coding sequence ATGTCCGAAATCATCGAACGCGCGAGCGTTCAGCCGACCACGAAAAAGCGCATCTCTCTTTATCAACCGAAGCAGGAAGGCCTCAAGTTTCCGGAAATTCCCGAATTTGCGAGCGTGGCCGACGAACGGCTGTATCGCAAGCAACACCTCGTCGCCGCCTGCCGCGCGTTCGACCTGCATCACTTCGACTATGGTTTCGCGGGCCATCTGACGGTTCGCGATCCTGAGCATCCCGAGCTGTACTGGACCAACCCGATGTGCGTACACTTCTCCGAGGTCAAACTGTCCAACCTGATTCTGGCGGATCATAAAGGCCGTGTGGTGGAAGGCGACTATGCGATCAACCAGGCCGGTTTCGTTCTGCATGCGGCCGTGCATGAAGCCCATCAGGATATCGTCGCCATGTGCCACGCTCACACACTCTACGGCACGGCGTGGGCAGCGACAGGCCGCAAGCTCGATCCGATTTCACAGGACGCATGCGCGTTTTTCGAAGACCACGTGGTGATCGACGACGAAGCGGGCCAGGTTGCGGTCGAAGAAGAAGCCGGCTGCACGGTGGCTGGATGGTTCAAGGGCGTCCGGGCGGCCATCCACAAGAACCACGGTTTGCTGACCGCGAGCCGGCATAGCATCGACGAAGCGGCGTTCTGGTTTATCGCGCTCGAACGCGCGTGCCAGCAACAGTTGCTGGTCGAGGCGTCCGGCATCACGCCCACCATGGTCACGCCGGAGCGCGCCCGCTACAGTCGCGAGCACGTGGGCAGCCCGTTCATCGGCTGGCTGCATTTCCAGACGATCTACGACCAGCTGGTGAAGCAGCAGCCGGATATGTTCGACTAA
- a CDS encoding cytochrome c biogenesis protein DipZ, giving the protein MLLIVLAYLGGALTILSPCILPVLPFVFARADQPFVRSSLPLLAGMALTFAGVATLAALGGGWVTQANQYGRWLAVALLAVFGLTLLLPRFADHLMRPLVSAGNRLSNLAQRDVRPAGFGSSLLLGIATGLLWAPCAGPILGLVLTGAALRGASIGTTLLLAAYAAGAATSLAVALLVGGKVFMAMKRSLGAGEWIRRGIGAAMLAGVVGIAFGLDTGVLARVSTVATGGIEQKLVDRLSPSATHAATVSAHRTDTDVAQPDAPASGGIMKGNQAIKVDNPASAVDAGTATNPNSGAMMRAAASTPAPLPVEGVLPTLNGAVQWLNSPPLTVEGLRGKVVLVDFWTYSCINCLHSLPYVKAWAQKYRDQGLVVIGVHAPEFAFERNIDNVKKATHDLGVDYPVAIDNNFVIWRALNNQYWPAHYFVDAKGQIRYHHFGEGDYAESEQVIQQLLAEAGHVGASKVSPGMSGETPKGAQRVQAAADNADMHSPETYIGYQRAHRFMSARDLHLVPGPGKDGRPVRLRGSVDSAARGAAHGMDVAANGSGTVTAERLYQHVRQPGDVADHTFSIEFLDAGVQAYAFTFG; this is encoded by the coding sequence ATGCTACTCATCGTTCTCGCCTATCTTGGCGGCGCACTCACGATTCTGAGTCCCTGCATATTGCCCGTGCTGCCGTTCGTTTTCGCGCGGGCCGATCAGCCGTTCGTACGCAGTAGTTTGCCGTTGCTCGCGGGCATGGCGCTCACCTTTGCCGGGGTCGCGACGCTGGCGGCGCTCGGAGGCGGCTGGGTGACGCAAGCGAACCAGTATGGCCGATGGCTGGCCGTCGCGCTGCTTGCCGTGTTCGGGTTGACGCTGCTGTTGCCGCGTTTCGCCGACCACCTGATGCGCCCGCTCGTGAGCGCCGGCAATCGCCTGTCGAATCTTGCGCAGCGCGACGTGCGTCCGGCAGGCTTCGGTTCGTCTTTGCTGCTGGGTATCGCCACCGGACTGCTGTGGGCGCCCTGTGCGGGTCCGATTCTCGGACTGGTGCTGACCGGCGCCGCACTACGGGGCGCGAGCATCGGTACGACATTGCTGCTCGCGGCCTATGCGGCCGGCGCAGCGACGTCGCTCGCGGTGGCGCTGCTGGTCGGCGGCAAGGTGTTCATGGCAATGAAACGCTCGCTCGGTGCGGGCGAATGGATTCGCCGTGGGATCGGCGCAGCGATGCTGGCGGGCGTGGTGGGCATCGCGTTCGGGCTCGATACCGGCGTGCTGGCGCGAGTCTCGACCGTCGCCACGGGCGGTATCGAGCAGAAGCTCGTAGACAGGCTGTCCCCCAGTGCGACGCATGCGGCTACGGTTTCGGCCCATAGGACTGACACCGACGTCGCGCAGCCTGACGCACCGGCAAGCGGTGGGATCATGAAGGGCAACCAGGCTATCAAAGTCGACAACCCCGCCAGTGCCGTTGATGCCGGCACGGCCACGAACCCGAACTCGGGCGCGATGATGCGCGCGGCGGCGAGCACGCCCGCACCATTGCCTGTGGAAGGCGTGCTGCCGACCCTCAACGGCGCGGTCCAATGGCTGAATTCGCCGCCGCTGACCGTGGAGGGCTTGCGCGGCAAGGTGGTGCTGGTCGACTTCTGGACATACTCGTGCATCAACTGCCTGCACTCGCTGCCGTATGTGAAAGCCTGGGCGCAGAAATACCGGGATCAGGGCCTCGTCGTGATCGGCGTGCACGCACCAGAATTTGCGTTCGAACGTAATATCGACAATGTGAAGAAGGCCACACACGATCTCGGCGTCGATTATCCCGTCGCCATCGACAACAATTTTGTAATCTGGCGCGCGCTGAACAATCAGTACTGGCCGGCCCACTATTTCGTCGACGCGAAAGGCCAGATACGCTATCACCATTTCGGTGAGGGCGACTATGCGGAGTCTGAACAGGTGATCCAGCAGCTATTGGCGGAAGCGGGTCACGTCGGGGCGTCGAAGGTCTCGCCCGGCATGAGCGGCGAGACGCCGAAGGGCGCGCAACGCGTGCAAGCCGCGGCCGATAACGCCGACATGCACTCGCCCGAGACCTATATTGGCTATCAGCGGGCGCATCGTTTCATGTCGGCGCGCGACCTCCACCTCGTGCCGGGTCCGGGCAAGGACGGCAGGCCGGTGCGTTTGCGCGGCAGCGTGGACAGCGCGGCGCGAGGCGCGGCACACGGAATGGACGTCGCCGCCAACGGCAGCGGCACCGTCACGGCAGAGCGTCTTTACCAGCACGTCCGGCAACCGGGCGACGTCGCGGATCACACGTTTTCGATCGAGTTTCTCGATGCTGGTGTGCAGGCGTATGCATTTACGTTCGGCTGA
- a CDS encoding HAMP domain-containing sensor histidine kinase: MNLTLTQRLSLVFSALLLACCGASAWLQIRSSDLHEMEVVQSLSRSLADHIAHRTTLMDANGLRPDAVRQLFGQLMMVNPSVEVYLLDNQGRIQGDDAPAGHLKRDRIDLAPLRRFIAGEPLPILGDDPRSVGGKKVFSAAPLQLGGQAPSGYIYVVLLGEEHDALAARVAASSVLRTTLWSMALVALLGLLAGLTAFGLITRPLRRLTDAMRRFDADGEPDAQPAVPRSAAAGSRDEIAVLETTFAQMANRIGDQWRALTRQDQQRRELIANISHDLRTPLTSLHGYLETLSLKASTLNESERQRYLAIALAQSVKVGRLAQALFELARLEHGNVQPAPEQFSLVDLVQDVFQKFELPAEARHIQLRANIAPKLPNVYADLGMIERVLTNLLDNALRHTPAHGVIAVELAHKEGRVSVTVSDTGSGIPADRREGLFERPFSSTGAHRGGGLGLLIVRRMLQLHRSEIRLLDHAGPGTTFRFDLPTAEKPTVTSVHL; the protein is encoded by the coding sequence GTGAACCTGACGCTCACCCAGCGGCTCTCGCTCGTTTTCTCCGCGTTACTGCTCGCGTGCTGCGGGGCGTCGGCGTGGCTGCAGATCCGTTCGAGCGATCTGCACGAAATGGAAGTCGTGCAAAGCCTTTCACGCAGTCTCGCCGATCACATCGCGCATCGCACGACATTGATGGACGCGAACGGCCTGCGACCCGACGCGGTGCGCCAGTTGTTCGGGCAGTTGATGATGGTCAATCCGAGCGTCGAGGTTTATCTGCTGGACAATCAAGGGCGAATCCAGGGGGACGACGCACCTGCGGGCCACCTGAAGCGCGACCGGATCGATCTCGCACCGTTGCGTCGGTTCATTGCGGGCGAGCCGTTGCCCATTCTCGGCGACGACCCGCGCAGTGTCGGCGGAAAGAAGGTTTTCAGCGCGGCGCCTTTGCAGCTGGGTGGACAGGCACCATCGGGCTATATCTACGTGGTGCTCCTTGGCGAAGAGCATGATGCGCTCGCCGCTCGCGTGGCCGCAAGCTCGGTCTTGCGCACCACGCTGTGGTCGATGGCGCTTGTTGCGCTGCTCGGGCTGCTTGCGGGCCTCACGGCATTTGGCCTCATCACGCGGCCGCTGCGCCGGCTGACCGACGCAATGCGACGCTTCGACGCCGACGGCGAGCCGGACGCCCAGCCTGCCGTGCCGCGCTCGGCCGCTGCCGGATCACGCGACGAAATCGCCGTACTGGAGACGACTTTTGCACAGATGGCGAACCGCATTGGCGACCAGTGGCGCGCGCTGACTCGCCAGGACCAGCAACGCCGCGAACTGATCGCCAACATCTCGCACGATTTACGCACGCCGCTCACGTCGTTGCACGGTTACCTCGAAACGCTGTCGCTGAAGGCCAGCACGCTGAACGAATCCGAGCGCCAGCGCTATCTGGCCATCGCGCTGGCGCAAAGCGTAAAAGTCGGCCGGCTCGCGCAGGCGCTTTTTGAACTGGCAAGACTCGAACATGGCAACGTGCAGCCCGCTCCCGAACAGTTTTCGCTGGTCGATCTCGTGCAGGACGTGTTCCAGAAATTCGAGTTGCCGGCGGAAGCGCGCCACATCCAGTTGCGCGCGAACATCGCACCGAAGCTGCCGAACGTGTACGCCGATCTCGGCATGATTGAACGCGTGCTCACCAATCTGCTCGACAACGCGCTTCGTCATACGCCGGCGCATGGCGTGATCGCGGTCGAACTAGCGCACAAGGAAGGCAGAGTGTCGGTCACCGTGAGCGACACCGGTTCCGGCATTCCCGCCGACCGGCGCGAGGGTCTGTTCGAGCGCCCCTTCAGTTCGACCGGTGCACACCGTGGCGGCGGACTCGGCCTGCTGATCGTACGACGCATGCTGCAATTGCATCGCAGCGAAATACGCCTGCTCGATCACGCCGGTCCCGGCACGACTTTCCGCTTCGATCTGCCTACCGCCGAAAAGCCGACGGTGACAAGCGTCCACTTGTAA
- a CDS encoding LLM class flavin-dependent oxidoreductase produces the protein MARQLRLGAFMRPTTIHTGAWRYPGAYPDANFNFTHLKRFAQTLERGCFDAFFMADHLAVLNMPLAALKHSHTVTSFEPLTLLPALAAVTERLGLIATASTTFDAPYHVARRFASLDHISGGRAGWNLVTTSNPDAALNFGLDEHVEHDERYRRAREFFDVVTGLWDSWADDAFIRDTESGTYFDPQKLHVLNYRSENFSVRGPLNIARPVQGWPVIVQAGSSEAGRQIAAETAEVVFTAQSTLADGKRFYADVKGRMEHAGRQREHMKILPAAFVVVGDTLEEARAIRARLDTFVHYESGLASLSIALGHDVSGFDPDGPLPEIPETNASRTARQRVVEWAQRDGLTVRQLAQRIGGYSGLEMVGTPAMIADQMEQWLMEEGSDGFNVMFSHLPDGLDDFVGKVVPELQRRGLLRREYEGTTLRENLGLPRPENRFFPT, from the coding sequence ATGGCACGTCAGCTTCGCCTCGGCGCTTTCATGCGTCCCACGACAATTCACACCGGCGCGTGGCGCTATCCCGGCGCGTACCCCGACGCCAACTTCAATTTCACGCATCTGAAGCGCTTTGCGCAGACGCTCGAGCGTGGATGTTTCGACGCATTCTTCATGGCTGATCACCTCGCCGTGCTGAACATGCCGCTGGCGGCGCTCAAGCATAGTCACACGGTGACGTCGTTCGAACCGCTTACGCTGCTGCCGGCGCTGGCAGCGGTGACCGAGCGGCTCGGCCTGATCGCGACGGCGTCTACCACATTCGACGCGCCGTATCATGTGGCAAGGCGTTTCGCGTCGCTCGACCATATCAGCGGCGGCCGCGCGGGCTGGAATCTGGTGACGACGTCGAACCCCGACGCCGCGCTCAACTTCGGCCTCGACGAGCATGTCGAACACGACGAGCGCTACCGGCGCGCGCGGGAGTTTTTCGACGTCGTCACAGGCCTGTGGGATAGCTGGGCCGACGACGCATTCATTCGCGATACGGAAAGCGGCACGTACTTCGATCCGCAGAAGCTGCATGTGCTGAATTACAGGAGCGAGAACTTTTCAGTGCGTGGGCCGCTGAACATCGCGCGTCCTGTTCAGGGTTGGCCCGTGATCGTGCAGGCCGGTTCGTCGGAGGCCGGGCGGCAGATCGCCGCCGAAACCGCCGAGGTCGTGTTCACCGCGCAAAGCACGCTCGCCGACGGCAAGCGCTTTTATGCAGACGTGAAAGGGCGGATGGAACACGCCGGGCGGCAGCGCGAGCACATGAAGATCTTGCCGGCGGCGTTTGTCGTGGTAGGCGACACGCTGGAAGAGGCGCGCGCGATACGAGCGCGGCTCGATACGTTCGTCCATTACGAAAGCGGGCTTGCGTCGCTATCGATCGCATTGGGCCATGATGTGTCCGGTTTCGATCCGGACGGTCCATTGCCGGAGATTCCGGAAACCAACGCGAGCCGCACGGCGCGCCAGCGGGTGGTGGAATGGGCGCAGCGCGACGGCTTGACCGTTCGTCAACTCGCGCAGCGCATCGGCGGATACTCCGGACTGGAAATGGTCGGCACGCCCGCGATGATCGCCGATCAGATGGAGCAGTGGCTGATGGAAGAGGGGTCGGACGGTTTCAACGTGATGTTCTCGCATCTGCCGGACGGACTCGACGATTTCGTCGGCAAGGTCGTGCCCGAGTTGCAACGGCGTGGGCTTTTGCGGCGCGAATACGAAGGCACGACGCTGCGTGAAAATCTCGGTCTGCCGCGGCCCGAGAACCGCTTTTTCCCGACGTGA
- the msrA gene encoding peptide-methionine (S)-S-oxide reductase MsrA, producing the protein MHGIPNRKSPRGRRSAFARIAAGVAVVAGVFAAQRVASSAEAAVKIPPPAQDERVGATHTETAVFAGGCFWGVQGVFEHVRGVKQVASGYAGGAADTAQYETVSEGDTGHAESVQITYDPTQVTYGRLLQIFFSVAHDPTELNYQGPDHGTQYRSAIFPANAEQRDVAQSYIAQLNNAHVFSAPIVTHVENFKGFYPAEAYHQNFLALHPDYPYIAINDLPKVAQLKRMFPDIYRNDPVLLKVSAS; encoded by the coding sequence ATGCATGGCATTCCTAACCGTAAGAGCCCGCGTGGCAGGCGTTCCGCTTTCGCGCGGATCGCGGCTGGTGTAGCCGTTGTAGCGGGCGTATTCGCCGCGCAGCGCGTCGCCAGTTCAGCCGAAGCCGCGGTGAAAATTCCACCGCCTGCGCAGGATGAGCGGGTGGGCGCGACCCACACCGAAACGGCGGTGTTCGCGGGTGGCTGCTTCTGGGGCGTGCAGGGCGTGTTCGAACACGTGCGCGGCGTGAAGCAGGTCGCATCGGGCTATGCCGGCGGGGCGGCGGACACCGCGCAATATGAAACCGTCAGCGAAGGGGATACGGGACACGCGGAGTCCGTGCAGATCACTTACGATCCGACCCAAGTCACTTATGGACGGCTGTTGCAGATCTTCTTTTCGGTCGCGCACGATCCAACCGAATTGAATTACCAGGGTCCGGATCATGGCACGCAGTACCGCTCGGCAATCTTCCCCGCCAACGCCGAGCAGCGTGACGTGGCGCAGTCGTATATTGCGCAGCTGAATAACGCACACGTGTTTTCAGCGCCGATCGTCACGCACGTGGAGAACTTCAAGGGCTTTTATCCGGCCGAGGCGTATCACCAGAATTTCCTTGCCCTTCATCCCGACTATCCGTACATCGCGATCAACGATCTGCCGAAGGTCGCGCAACTGAAACGCATGTTTCCGGACATCTACCGCAACGATCCGGTACTGCTCAAAGTGAGTGCGTCGTAA
- a CDS encoding chloride channel protein, producing MATIIDTIRRTTSRRTLMRARRLWLHYGVFWLGAIAVGLVAVAYARLIDFGYAQFVGYRSLHWWLPLVLTPAVSAVCVWATLKFFPGAEGSGIPQVIASLHGASSISARLLTLRILVGKILLSFIAILGGFTIGREGPTIHVGAALMYNLRTFYPRRFRLLRGASLEGRLALAGAAAGLSAAFNAPLAGVVFAIEELTRSFEQRTSGVLITAIIFAGIVALSLQGNYTYFGTINIGGRFPDSLALAVVLIGVVSGVAGGVFCWLLLNTRRWMPQPVLALRAQRPVVFGALCGLVIAVIGVASSGHTFGSGYLEARNLLEGHAQLSIFYPVLKMASMIGSYLPGAPGGLFAPSLAIGAGIGNVLHLLFDHMQLPMLIALGMVGYLAAVTQSPITSFVIVIEMINGHALVISLMATALIASQVSRLFAPPLYEALSVRYDEPKAKHG from the coding sequence ATGGCTACGATCATTGACACCATTCGCCGCACCACGAGCCGGCGCACGCTGATGCGCGCGCGCCGCCTGTGGCTTCACTACGGCGTGTTCTGGCTCGGCGCAATTGCAGTCGGGCTTGTCGCGGTCGCGTACGCGCGGCTCATCGACTTCGGCTACGCGCAGTTTGTCGGTTATAGATCGCTTCATTGGTGGCTGCCGTTGGTGCTCACGCCGGCAGTCAGCGCGGTCTGTGTGTGGGCAACGCTGAAATTTTTTCCCGGCGCCGAGGGCAGCGGCATTCCGCAGGTCATCGCGTCGCTTCATGGGGCAAGCTCGATCTCCGCCAGATTGCTGACGTTGCGCATTCTGGTCGGCAAAATCCTGCTGTCGTTTATCGCGATCCTCGGCGGTTTTACGATTGGCCGCGAAGGGCCCACGATTCATGTCGGCGCGGCGCTCATGTACAACCTGCGTACGTTCTATCCAAGGCGTTTCCGCCTGTTGCGCGGCGCGAGTCTGGAGGGGCGGCTCGCGCTGGCGGGCGCGGCGGCGGGTTTGTCGGCGGCATTCAACGCGCCGTTGGCGGGCGTCGTGTTCGCCATCGAAGAATTGACGCGAAGCTTCGAGCAGCGAACCAGCGGCGTGCTGATCACGGCAATCATTTTTGCCGGTATCGTCGCGCTGAGTCTTCAGGGTAACTACACCTATTTCGGCACGATCAACATCGGCGGCCGTTTTCCCGATTCTCTCGCGCTCGCTGTCGTGCTGATCGGCGTGGTGAGCGGCGTGGCTGGCGGCGTGTTCTGCTGGCTGCTGCTCAATACGAGACGCTGGATGCCGCAACCAGTGCTCGCATTGCGCGCGCAACGCCCGGTCGTGTTCGGCGCGCTGTGCGGCCTCGTCATCGCCGTGATCGGCGTTGCATCGAGCGGGCATACGTTTGGAAGCGGCTACCTCGAGGCGCGCAATCTGCTCGAAGGTCATGCGCAACTGAGCATCTTCTATCCGGTGCTGAAAATGGCGTCGATGATCGGCTCGTATTTGCCGGGCGCACCGGGCGGCCTGTTCGCACCGTCGCTGGCAATCGGCGCGGGCATCGGCAATGTGCTGCATCTGCTTTTTGATCACATGCAATTGCCGATGCTCATTGCGCTGGGTATGGTCGGCTATCTCGCCGCCGTTACACAAAGCCCGATCACTTCGTTCGTGATCGTGATCGAGATGATCAACGGCCACGCGCTCGTCATTTCGCTGATGGCCACGGCGTTGATTGCAAGCCAGGTGTCGCGCCTGTTTGCACCGCCGCTCTATGAGGCGTTGTCCGTACGTTACGACGAGCCGAAGGCGAAACATGGCTGA